A single genomic interval of Clostridium facile harbors:
- a CDS encoding stage III sporulation protein AE — protein sequence MKKIIQIMIMVVMCCFILTVPASAETEELLQEQYDAAQTQELMDHLPEGVEEQLEENGIDSPSSENLFNFNIGDFFKNLWDTVVDTVTKPLHLLALCFGIMLLCALLQTMQSTVESSVSQVFTMVSILAISGVLMVPMANCIQYGVETIKGASNFLLCFIPVFTGIVTAAGAPISGLGYHTALFSAIQFISAAVSYIVVPFLGIFLALSVMSSLSGHTYFTKLTSSVKKLVIWGITLLLTIFTAIFSAQAMVSSAADGVTAKTAKFMVSSFVPVVGSALSDALISVKGCLGLVKSSVGSFGVIACILTFLPPILTVLFYMAAVKVSSAAGQVLQLKNLEGIFQAVYDTLSIVLALLISFSVLTIVCTALMVVMGNGGVTS from the coding sequence ATGAAAAAGATCATTCAAATTATGATAATGGTAGTGATGTGCTGTTTTATTTTGACCGTTCCAGCATCGGCGGAAACAGAGGAACTATTACAGGAGCAGTATGATGCGGCGCAAACACAGGAATTGATGGATCACCTTCCCGAAGGGGTAGAAGAACAACTAGAAGAAAATGGAATTGATTCTCCGTCTTCCGAAAACCTTTTTAATTTTAATATTGGAGATTTTTTTAAAAATTTATGGGATACCGTTGTAGACACAGTGACAAAGCCACTTCATCTTCTGGCATTATGCTTTGGGATTATGTTGTTGTGTGCCCTTTTGCAAACCATGCAAAGTACTGTGGAAAGCTCGGTTTCTCAGGTGTTCACTATGGTGTCTATTTTGGCTATTTCTGGAGTATTGATGGTACCAATGGCAAACTGTATCCAGTATGGGGTAGAAACCATTAAGGGAGCAAGTAATTTCCTGCTTTGTTTTATCCCTGTGTTTACCGGTATTGTTACTGCGGCTGGCGCGCCAATTTCTGGCTTGGGATACCATACCGCATTATTCAGTGCAATTCAATTTATTTCTGCAGCAGTATCCTATATTGTGGTACCGTTTTTAGGAATTTTTTTGGCGCTGTCAGTCATGTCATCCTTAAGCGGGCATACGTATTTTACCAAATTAACTAGCTCAGTCAAAAAGCTAGTGATTTGGGGGATTACATTGCTCCTTACTATATTTACAGCAATCTTTTCCGCTCAGGCAATGGTATCTTCTGCGGCGGATGGTGTAACAGCGAAGACAGCTAAATTTATGGTGAGCAGCTTTGTTCCTGTTGTAGGGAGCGCTTTAAGTGACGCTTTGATTTCCGTGAAAGGTTGCTTGGGGCTGGTAAAATCCTCTGTAGGGTCTTTTGGAGTAATTGCTTGTATTTTAACTTTTTTGCCCCCTATTTTAACCGTTTTATTTTATATGGCAGCGGTAAAGGTTTCCTCAGCAGCAGGGCAGGTATTACAATTAAAAAATTTAGAGGGGATTTTTCAGGCAGTTTATGATACGTTGAGCATTGTCCTTGCATTGTTAATCAGTTTTTCTGTATTAACCATTGTGTGTACCGCTTTAATGGTGGTGATGGGGAATGGAGGTGTTACCTCATGA
- a CDS encoding stage III sporulation protein AB, whose protein sequence is MHLIGVLLIAICPALIGNYFAKLLSYRRIALAQSVELVECMKAEIRYSGKEIQQMIHEFGKSSQFQQLPFLKECDQKMDQGEPFPSAWKTALEQSNQHFQQQDLEQIASLGRILGASDVEGQLSSLELISQNLQHYLQQSEEFAHSKGKLYRSLGILTGIAVAILVV, encoded by the coding sequence ATGCATCTTATCGGAGTGTTATTGATTGCAATCTGCCCAGCGCTAATTGGTAATTATTTTGCAAAGCTACTTTCTTACCGAAGGATTGCTTTAGCGCAATCAGTAGAACTGGTGGAATGTATGAAAGCGGAAATCCGATATTCTGGAAAAGAAATTCAGCAGATGATCCATGAATTCGGCAAATCTTCCCAATTTCAACAGCTTCCCTTTTTAAAAGAATGTGACCAAAAGATGGATCAAGGGGAACCATTTCCATCTGCTTGGAAAACAGCGTTAGAACAATCGAACCAGCATTTTCAACAGCAGGATTTGGAACAAATAGCTTCATTGGGGAGAATACTTGGTGCTTCCGATGTAGAAGGGCAATTGAGTTCGTTAGAATTAATCAGCCAAAATTTACAACATTATTTACAGCAATCTGAAGAATTTGCCCATTCTAAAGGGAAATTATACCGTTCACTAGGAATTTTAACGGGAATTGCGGTTGCGATTTTGGTTGTGTAA
- a CDS encoding SpoIIIAC/SpoIIIAD family protein yields MLFSVVGIALVTTCICVLLKQWNPEISMMAALLCGILIFGIILVNLTPVLDTIGKLVAGVEFDSGYLSVVLKSLGICYVTQLAADTCRDSGYSSIASKVELAGKVSVIVIAMPLFTNLVQLSVGLIQLGS; encoded by the coding sequence ATGCTTTTTTCAGTAGTGGGGATTGCGTTGGTAACAACCTGTATTTGCGTATTATTAAAACAATGGAACCCGGAGATTTCTATGATGGCTGCTTTATTATGTGGCATTTTAATTTTTGGGATTATCCTAGTGAATTTAACACCAGTTTTGGATACCATAGGAAAACTGGTTGCGGGGGTTGAGTTTGATAGCGGGTATTTATCCGTAGTATTAAAATCGTTGGGAATTTGCTATGTGACCCAATTGGCTGCCGATACCTGCCGTGATAGTGGCTATAGTTCGATTGCTTCCAAAGTAGAGCTTGCAGGAAAAGTTTCGGTTATCGTAATTGCAATGCCGTTATTTACAAATTTAGTACAGCTTTCTGTTGGATTGATTCAATTGGGGTCATAA
- a CDS encoding ASCH domain-containing protein, giving the protein MRYQMKLFSEPFDTIVQGRKTIEVRCYDEKRKQLKPGDEIQFLKLPDQKESITVKVTELYLCNTFQELYQKFNPVEFGCEGQTLEQMLREIREIYTEEQEKQGVLGIRIQPL; this is encoded by the coding sequence ATGCGATATCAAATGAAACTATTTTCTGAACCATTTGACACCATTGTACAGGGAAGAAAAACAATTGAAGTACGGTGTTATGATGAAAAAAGGAAACAATTAAAACCAGGGGACGAAATTCAGTTTTTAAAGCTTCCAGATCAAAAAGAATCCATTACAGTAAAGGTAACGGAATTGTATTTATGTAATACATTTCAGGAATTATACCAAAAATTTAATCCTGTTGAGTTTGGATGTGAAGGTCAAACACTAGAACAGATGTTAAGAGAAATTAGGGAGATTTATACAGAAGAACAAGAAAAGCAGGGAGTTTTGGGAATACGAATTCAACCCCTTTGA
- a CDS encoding ATPase, T2SS/T4P/T4SS family has protein sequence MQEFQQALDGLSRETASVILRETPERLRDSIREIRLRSGRPICLVTSEGDYFLKHTIWQGELFECFRALCGYSVHSHEEEIRQGYLTIRGGHRAGLCGTAVYAKGEVVNIRNISSINLRIARQVFGVADQFIKQLHGQPERSIIVGAPGSGKTTLLKDLVRQVSKTKKVVVVDSRGEIAACSNGVPQNDLGYADILDGWKKSDGMMNAIRTMGPEIIVCDEIGDQQDAVAVEACLNAGVSVIATAHAGSLEELSKRKHIMDMLSLNAFDQIVLLEGKQSPCNIHAIVKAGEFNASYRSVIDCNLPSANW, from the coding sequence ATGCAAGAATTTCAACAGGCTTTAGACGGTTTAAGCAGGGAGACTGCTTCGGTCATCCTACGGGAAACGCCAGAACGTTTAAGGGATTCCATCCGGGAAATTCGCCTGCGTTCTGGAAGACCAATCTGTTTGGTGACATCGGAAGGTGATTATTTTTTAAAGCATACCATTTGGCAAGGAGAGTTGTTTGAATGTTTCCGCGCTTTGTGTGGATATTCTGTACATAGCCATGAGGAGGAAATACGGCAAGGATATTTGACTATCCGAGGAGGACACCGGGCAGGATTGTGTGGGACAGCTGTGTACGCTAAGGGAGAAGTAGTGAACATCCGCAATATCAGTTCCATTAATTTAAGGATTGCCCGCCAAGTCTTTGGAGTAGCGGACCAATTCATAAAACAATTACATGGACAACCTGAACGGAGCATAATAGTGGGAGCTCCAGGCAGTGGAAAAACTACACTATTAAAAGATTTAGTACGCCAAGTATCTAAAACAAAAAAAGTAGTTGTTGTGGATAGCCGGGGAGAAATTGCTGCTTGTTCCAATGGGGTGCCACAAAATGATTTGGGGTATGCGGATATATTAGATGGATGGAAAAAATCAGATGGTATGATGAATGCTATCCGTACAATGGGCCCAGAAATTATCGTATGTGACGAAATTGGGGACCAACAGGACGCAGTTGCGGTGGAGGCCTGTTTGAATGCAGGGGTATCTGTTATTGCAACCGCCCATGCAGGAAGCTTAGAGGAGTTATCTAAGAGAAAACATATCATGGACATGTTATCTTTAAATGCGTTTGACCAGATTGTTTTGTTAGAAGGGAAACAATCTCCATGTAATATTCATGCAATTGTGAAAGCAGGTGAATTTAATGCATCTTATCGGAGTGTTATTGATTGCAATCTGCCCAGCGCTAATTGGTAA
- a CDS encoding ComF family protein translates to MSWMEWIYPRRCILCDKVIPEGTCCIQCGEKQKILQFQYEIMDCKWIQQYTAVYWYVGPIRKAVLDCKFHDQLYHKRQFIECIVQKLKFTNKNFDGILAIPSYRGNHNDVNLSHLLAKGISRQLKIPYLSKALIKVKQTQKQHDLPYEQRRRNLLNCFQADQQMVQGKHILLVDDIITTGSTLAECAKVLYQSGASSVFSAVFAATPPKNYNIMNLLEE, encoded by the coding sequence ATGAGCTGGATGGAATGGATTTATCCCCGTAGATGTATCCTATGTGACAAGGTGATTCCAGAAGGGACATGCTGTATACAATGCGGTGAAAAACAAAAGATATTGCAATTCCAGTATGAGATAATGGATTGTAAATGGATTCAGCAATATACTGCTGTTTACTGGTATGTTGGTCCAATTCGAAAAGCGGTATTGGATTGCAAATTCCACGACCAACTCTACCATAAACGCCAGTTTATAGAATGTATCGTACAAAAGTTGAAATTTACAAATAAAAATTTTGATGGTATCCTGGCTATTCCTTCCTATCGTGGGAATCATAATGATGTGAACTTATCTCACTTATTGGCGAAAGGGATATCACGCCAATTAAAAATACCCTATTTGTCAAAAGCTTTGATAAAAGTAAAACAAACTCAAAAACAGCATGATCTTCCCTATGAACAAAGGCGGCGTAATTTGTTGAACTGTTTTCAGGCAGATCAGCAGATGGTACAAGGAAAACATATTTTATTGGTAGATGATATCATTACAACAGGTTCTACTTTAGCGGAGTGCGCCAAAGTATTATACCAAAGTGGCGCAAGCTCTGTTTTTTCAGCAGTATTTGCTGCCACTCCACCGAAAAATTACAATATCATGAACTTATTGGAAGAATAG
- a CDS encoding stage III sporulation protein AG: MEQKINLKQMVDRLLQGKKTSKIIFIIGIIGILLIFLSSVIPHKTNNSSATSTQETITSEEYTSNLETKLTELAEGINGVGKAKVMVTLENGIEYVYANSQKKSNDNTQDFDEGANKKSTDKNTLEQDVTVIDGKDGKQALVVTELEPTVKGVVVVCEGGGDIKVVENLTNAVTTALNISSTRVSVIQSATIS, translated from the coding sequence ATGGAACAAAAAATAAATTTGAAACAAATGGTTGACCGTTTGCTTCAGGGGAAAAAAACTTCAAAAATAATATTTATTATTGGAATTATTGGAATTTTATTGATATTCCTTTCCAGTGTAATCCCACATAAAACAAATAATTCTTCGGCAACTTCCACTCAGGAGACAATTACCTCAGAAGAATATACTTCTAATTTGGAAACCAAATTAACAGAGTTGGCGGAGGGGATTAATGGGGTTGGAAAAGCAAAGGTAATGGTAACGCTGGAAAATGGCATTGAATATGTATATGCGAACTCCCAGAAAAAATCCAACGACAATACTCAGGATTTTGACGAAGGGGCAAACAAAAAATCAACCGATAAAAATACATTAGAACAAGATGTAACTGTGATAGATGGAAAAGATGGGAAACAGGCACTGGTCGTAACCGAGTTAGAACCTACAGTGAAAGGAGTTGTGGTAGTATGTGAAGGCGGAGGGGATATCAAAGTAGTTGAGAATCTTACAAATGCTGTAACAACTGCACTGAATATTAGCTCCACACGGGTTTCGGTGATACAATCAGCAACAATATCTTAA
- a CDS encoding rod shape-determining protein, producing MATCDIGIDLGTSSVIIAINGKIVLDEPAVVAVNMDTDELKAVGRYAFDMIGRTPENIIATHPIVNGVISDYRLNEIMIQEFLKKVSNAMLMKPRVVISVHSLITDVERRAVVDAAVAAGARQVHLIDEPIAAALGAGIDISQPNGWMIVDIGGGTTDAAVISLNGIVKSESIKTGGSNMDEGIIKYILMKHKLHIGQRMAEQIKIEIGTALDPQPGISATVKGRNAYNGLPQMVTVTQEEIYEAIHDNLDRIVQAVKDVLEQTPPELIGDVHTNGIILAGGGALMANMSELLEAETGIHTSLAEEPLECVAKGTTMAFKMMDEFQDGFVTAVTHKH from the coding sequence ATGGCAACTTGTGATATTGGTATTGACTTAGGGACTTCTTCGGTTATTATTGCGATTAATGGAAAAATTGTATTGGACGAGCCAGCTGTAGTAGCTGTGAATATGGATACGGATGAACTTAAGGCAGTGGGCAGATATGCCTTTGATATGATTGGTAGGACACCAGAAAATATTATTGCAACCCATCCTATTGTGAATGGAGTCATTTCGGATTACCGTTTAAACGAAATTATGATTCAGGAATTTTTAAAAAAAGTAAGCAACGCTATGTTGATGAAGCCTCGTGTTGTCATCAGTGTCCACTCTTTAATTACGGATGTAGAACGCCGTGCAGTAGTGGATGCTGCTGTTGCGGCAGGTGCCCGCCAGGTGCATTTAATTGATGAACCAATTGCCGCTGCATTAGGGGCAGGGATTGACATCTCCCAACCAAATGGATGGATGATTGTGGATATTGGTGGTGGGACTACGGATGCTGCTGTAATCTCTTTAAATGGTATTGTAAAAAGTGAATCCATCAAAACAGGTGGTTCCAATATGGATGAAGGCATTATCAAGTATATTTTAATGAAGCATAAACTTCATATTGGGCAGAGGATGGCGGAACAGATCAAAATAGAAATTGGTACTGCACTCGATCCACAACCAGGTATTTCTGCTACTGTAAAAGGAAGGAATGCCTATAATGGCCTTCCACAAATGGTGACTGTAACACAAGAAGAAATTTATGAGGCAATTCATGATAATTTGGATAGAATTGTCCAAGCTGTAAAAGATGTACTAGAACAAACCCCTCCTGAACTCATTGGGGATGTGCATACCAATGGCATCATTTTGGCAGGCGGTGGTGCTTTGATGGCAAATATGTCCGAGCTATTAGAAGCGGAAACGGGAATTCACACAAGTTTAGCGGAAGAACCTTTAGAGTGTGTGGCAAAAGGGACTACTATGGCATTTAAAATGATGGATGAGTTCCAGGATGGCTTTGTAACAGCGGTTACCCATAAGCATTAA
- the spoIIIAC gene encoding stage III sporulation protein AC, with protein MDVDLIFKIAAIGIIVAVLNQVLIRSGREEQGMMTTLAGLIVVLMMIINEVSNLFDTVKSLFGLY; from the coding sequence ATGGATGTGGATTTAATCTTTAAAATTGCGGCAATTGGGATTATTGTGGCTGTATTAAACCAGGTGCTCATCCGCTCGGGAAGGGAAGAACAAGGGATGATGACAACATTAGCGGGACTAATTGTAGTGTTGATGATGATTATTAATGAAGTAAGCAACCTGTTTGATACGGTAAAATCCCTATTTGGATTATATTAG
- a CDS encoding stage III sporulation protein AF — MNGLQEWAMTICITLAGAALFSMLAPNSGMKKVATFSINLFLLTSLISPIITSPPEFNFSVISEQPEENEELNQLIDQHVDRQAEIMLEQNCKQLFEENGTKIDQIKISINRTEEIPSVEVSVWADSSLQSKRMEMEQLIQNQLGVVPQIIYTD; from the coding sequence ATGAATGGATTACAGGAATGGGCAATGACAATTTGTATTACACTGGCAGGTGCGGCACTTTTTTCTATGCTGGCTCCGAATTCCGGTATGAAAAAGGTAGCTACCTTTTCCATTAACCTTTTTTTACTAACCAGCTTGATTTCTCCAATTATTACAAGCCCCCCTGAGTTTAATTTTTCAGTAATTTCGGAACAGCCAGAAGAAAATGAGGAATTAAATCAGCTCATTGATCAACATGTGGACCGGCAAGCAGAAATCATGCTAGAACAAAACTGTAAACAACTTTTTGAGGAAAATGGTACTAAAATTGACCAGATAAAAATAAGTATAAATAGGACAGAGGAAATACCGTCAGTAGAGGTTTCCGTTTGGGCAGACAGTTCATTACAATCGAAGCGGATGGAGATGGAACAATTGATACAAAATCAGCTTGGTGTGGTTCCACAGATTATTTATACTGACTAA
- a CDS encoding SpoIIIAH-like family protein, with translation MKLHAIIGKKQIVLASLVLILGIAVYLNWQFANSDQSLTVTDVLNGNTSQTNYGEAELVDAKTSDSNYFEKARLEKQKTRDEASENLKKLLEKDDLSSEEKATATNEALSIAKLMESETTIENLVKAKGFEDCIAYVDNEKANVVVKITDMTAEQAAQIKDIILSETNVDVSNITVTPVQ, from the coding sequence ATGAAATTACATGCAATTATTGGGAAAAAACAGATTGTTCTGGCATCGCTGGTTTTAATATTAGGGATTGCGGTCTATTTAAACTGGCAGTTTGCTAATAGCGACCAATCACTTACCGTAACAGATGTATTAAATGGAAATACTTCACAAACAAATTATGGGGAAGCGGAACTGGTAGATGCCAAAACATCAGATAGCAATTATTTTGAGAAGGCACGCTTAGAAAAACAAAAAACCAGAGATGAAGCTTCCGAAAATTTAAAAAAATTATTGGAAAAAGATGATTTGTCCAGTGAGGAAAAAGCAACTGCTACTAATGAAGCACTAAGTATTGCGAAGTTAATGGAAAGTGAGACTACGATAGAAAATTTAGTAAAAGCGAAGGGATTTGAAGACTGCATCGCTTATGTAGATAATGAAAAAGCGAATGTAGTAGTAAAAATAACCGATATGACTGCGGAACAAGCGGCGCAAATCAAAGATATTATTTTATCTGAGACCAATGTAGATGTTTCCAATATTACAGTTACACCAGTACAATAA